GTGACGacgcggttctggcgggacccaactgagagtgccaaatcaggaccaattgctcaaacagggcagtcacagccctaggctggggtttttccacctctaaggcaaaccaaaccagccagacaaaagggacttcggtctcaccccactggctaaccacaagtcacacgagcaatttccttacacactccagtctcccagtatcaccaccagtgcattCGTCCTgaggatgaatggttatgaaaaccaacaccccagtaaaagaaaaaggttctctcaatcccaaagaatcaagccccagacccaggtcaatatacacatcagatcttacccacaaatcacgctgttgccaatcctttagaatctaaaatctaaaggtttatttacaaagggaaaaaggtagagatgagagctagaattggttaaatggaatcaattacatacagtaatggcaaagttcttagttcaggcttgtagcagtgatggagtaaactgcaggttcaaatcaagtctctggaacatcccccgctgggatgggtcattcagtcctttgtgcagagcttcagtttgtagcaaagtccctccagaggtaagaagcaggattgaagacaagatggagatgaagcatcagccttatataggcttttccaggtgtaagaatctctttgtccttactgtggaaaattacagcaaaatggagtctggagtcccatgggccagtccctgcatacttcgctgaatCATAAGGCAtgcctgccttctctccatgggtcaattgtgtagctgatggtccttaatgggccatcaagcaggctaagcagagctaacacccacttgtctgggatatcacccagaagcacatcaccaacttgaaatacagacagtatagagccaatatacataacttcaactaaaaatgatacatgcacacagacagcataatcataaccagcaacccataacctggtcttagacaccttatatgaccccctttacctaagatttggtgccactacgggaccttggttgcaacccatgttctatatggtcccaatttatatcaataacgtcacacctgtTTATATCAATAACCCCCCtcctgggggggcagagagaggtgaaCAATCAGTCAGAGGGGGCTggatcagccccctcccctgaaaGGGGGAGACACCCTGTGACAGTACTGTTATTAGCTGTCCAGTGGTCGAGCCAAAGAGCCCCAGCAGTGGGCCAGGACCCCGCTGCGCTAGGGGCTGTACATAATAATAAACAATGCAAAGTCCATTATCTACCAAACACCCCCAGatgcccccagctcctgccaggcCAGCAGGCGGGTTGGCCTGTGGGGTTCTCTGCCACGCAGCAGCCACAGGCCGGGCGCTCCAGAACCAGGGGCGGGTCTAGCGGGTCTGGACCCAGCGTTTCTTGCTCGGAGCTggagcccagcccccgcccaTGGATCTgagcaggctggagcagggggactggtttgggttggggggaggggtgcaaagAGGGGGCTGGCTCAGCAGGGCGGGAGGAATGGCCTGAGGTTATTGTGTTTGGCTGTGGGGGACCCTGGGAATATTGGGGAGTCtttggggggagagggttgtgttaagaaagaaagaaagaaaacaaagtttcTGTAACTAACAAAAGAGCCAACCAGCTCCGTGCTCCAAGTCCCCCAGTCCGTCCGCATCGCTCgggctctctcccccccgcccccctggcaAGCAGCTTCTGCAGAGAAACGAAACCTAACAAGGGGGGGTGAGCAGGGGAAACGGAAACTGATGAGCCCTGGCCACCCCGAGCGGATGGaagctgaggtgggggggggccaaTGCAGCCTCTGGGCGGGAGGGTGGATTGGGGGTTTTGGGGGCTGATGGGGAGGGGGACCACGGCCCCATCCTGGGGCAAGAAACGTGTTTGCAGTGGGCTCTGGCTGGTAGTcacagcctctctgtgcctcagttccccccccACCAAGTGAAGCGGGGATGatcctcacctccccctccctgggtGGGGGTTGATTTTATCCCAGCTGGTGACCAGCTTGAGGGGGCAGCGGGTTATTAATTGATAATGTCCCATTTCATCATCACGCAGGGGGACGGGCATAGAATAAAACGTGGCTCAAAGGAAACCCCCGCAGCCCCGGGAGTCCAAGAGCCAGAGATCCCagggggctggctccaggggcctgTGCGGCGCCAGCTCGGACTGGCacggctcccagcagggcgctgcACCCCCTACTCCAGCAGCATCTCCTTTCTCCAGGGGAGCTCAGCTCACAgaccccccagcaccccagggcatctcacccagacacccacatGCTGCCCTGGGCAGGGCTCCTCTCTCTGTCCCCGCTGCCCGCCCCTAACAGAATGGGGCACAGACCACAGCAGGGCAAAGGGTGTCCACTCCGCACCAGCCTAGGGGGCTGGCACAGTGGGCCTGGGATCCGGTGCCAAGCCCCAAGGCCgtctgggctgcagggctcccagcctctggcaacgcAGGGGAAGGATCCAGCCAGGTCATAGAGCAGCCCAGGGGCCTCACCAGGGCTAATCACAGCACCAGCCAACAGCCCTGACCGGCTTCCGCAGCCCCTGGCTACAGGGCCATCAGAAcaacagatggggaactgggTCTTCAGCCAACCAGCGCTGACCTCAGCGCTCCCTAGCTCCCTTTAACAGGAAACCATGTGATTTTCTGGAAAGCCCCGTTCCAGGGGGAGTCCACCCTCCCCAGCACGGGGACTCTGGAGCTGCACCTCCCGGCTAAGGAGCAGCACAGCGCTGAACACGAGGGGGCCAGAGAAACTCTTTTGCAGGGAGCAGCTCAGTGGGGTtggcacaggcagcagctgcATCCAGAGACACAGCGGCAGGAGAGGAACAAACTGTGGGGAACGTTTGTGGCTCGACCTCCTCCCCTCGGAGTCCCTGGCGAGAGAGCTGGTGGGGTCATGCCCAAGCCCGTCGGTCTAGGGAGCAAACAAATGGGCAACAGGCGGAAGAAACTTGGCATCTGCCTGGTAGGTGCCTCCGTCCTCATATTAGCTGCCATATTAATCGCTCTCACCTGCTGTGCGGTCAAGTGCCAGGGGCAGCTGAAGAGCTCAGATCTGGATGAGAAACTCGCCCACCTGGAGGACGAGAAGAGGGCCCTGGAACAGCAGCGGGATGGGGCGAGGGCAGAGGTCACGGCGCTGCGGTCGGAGCTGGCCGGCACCAATCAGACCCTCTGGGAGATGCGCGGGCGCTGGGATTCCTGCCGGAGCCTGACGGTGGGTGCTTTGGATGTTGTTGCTGTTTAAATATTGGTGTACGGTAGCGCCCAGGAGCCCCAGTCCAGGATCAGGGCGCacagtgctgggtgctgtacaaaggtgccaggccctgccctgggaagTTCACAGCCTAGGGACCTTTCCAGGCTGCTGTTGGGGGGAGTGAATGTGCTTGTCTAATCCATACCCCCGCCGGGCCCAGTACACGAAGTTTCTTTCACAGGCTCTGACACCGGTGCtatgcccctcactccccccgACAGCTGatccggccctgggctccccacacagtgaCGGGCATCACCCCCCATTGGCCCATTCATGACTGTTTCCTAATCAAAGAATTTGTCCTGTTGCTCTGTGGGGTCAGGGGCCCCAGTCCAGCAGCTCGTGTCACTTTCTCCTGCTGGGGAATTTGAACCCCGCCTTGCAGGGGTGAAAGGCTGCTGCATGGACCCTGGGGGCATCCAGCGGCCTGTGTGACCAATCTCATGTCATTGAATTCTCCATATCTGTGTGGACGTGGGGTTGGGGACTCCGTAGGCAGCTCCAGATCGAGCCAGTGACCCAACGGGTGTTGTGCGGCTGCACGTGCTGTGACTCAGGTCACGGGGAAGCTCCCCTTCTCTAGGCCAGGAATCCATCGCCATTAACTCCGCTCTGCCACCCTGAGCTGCCAGGGGGCTAAAAATGGATGAtttaaaaacatatatttaaaaaatccaatctttTTAGAATGTAAATTAAACAccgttttctttttaaaaataaatctatttaaaatCCTGTTTTGAGACCTAAATGTACTATAATCTGTTAAAATCCTTTAcattaaataaaacaaagtcaAACAGTGTATGTTTTCTGCCAGGTTTTAAAGAAAGCCgcccactgaactggtggaagtcccAGGCTAAGCATCTGGAGCCAGAGGTGGCTGAAATGCTGAACCAGCTGTTGATAGTAGCAGTCATTTCTGGACgtgcagagaaaatattttcttctgttcAGTTTATGTCCCTAGTTAGGTTCAATGactagggggggagggatagctcagtggtttgagcattggcctactaaacccagggttgtgagttcaatccttgaggaggccacttagggatctggggcaaaaattggtcctgctagtgaaggcagggggctggacttgatgacctttcaaggttccttccagttctaggagattggtatagctccatttAAAACTAGTTCATTCAAAATTGAGAAAacaattgggagttgaaaaagcaggaaaatgacacGTGAGGGGACGAGTTCTTAAATCTTAAAGGACACAGTGGCCAGAAATAATCAGTTTCGCACGCAGGTAAGGGCTTTCTGTGTGGCTTGTACAGTCAGTGATAATGGTTCCTtttcatctctctccctcctcttccgGCTCAGCATAACCTGCAGAACAACATCACTGCCCTGAGCGACAAACTCACACAGCTGGAAGCCAGAGACTCTGAGCGGGAGGCCAAGGAACAAGGGTTACAAGGTGAGATGCTGTTCAttccatgggggctggctggcttggcAGAGATCTCTTGTGTCAGAGGGGGATGGAGACAGACTGGGTGGGGTCTAGGGGTGAAGACAGATGGAGAGGGGTGCATGGTGCTAGGGAATGGGGAATGTTGGGGTGAAAAGCAGGCTGGGTAACACACTGACACCTGGCTGCTTTCCTTTCATCTCCTTTTCCAGATGAAAATGGCAGGCTCAGAGAGCAGCTCTCCAGCCAGTCCCAGAAGCTGCAGGATTCCCAGCAAGAATTCCAGAATCAAAGGTAGAGACCCGCCAGTCCCGAcccgtggggctggggtggggccctCCCCCCAGAGCTCTGAGTTAATGTGCGTTTCCCTTTTGCTTGTTCCCCCAGAGATCAGCTCAAAGCTAACATCCATTGGCTGAACTTGGAGCTCCAAAGCCAGAGGAATCAGCGCTCCAGCATGGACAGCCTCAGGGGTCACAGTGTGTCTCTCTACCTGGCTCTGCCCCTCCTTGGGACCCTTCTCCTTTAAGAGGAGCAGCTTTGTACAGGTATCGAGGAGCCTGGCTTGTCCAGAGACCCCTCCTGCTGTCTGACCCCCAGGCTCTTGGGCAGAGGGGTCTCGTCCTGTCACCTCAGccacccctctctgtgcctgctcATCTCTGACCACTCCACATGCTCTCCCCACAGCAGGCGAGAGAGCTGTCTCCTGTGCAGGTCCTGCTGCCTCGCCTGGCGTCGCTGAACCGGCCGTCTCATTCCAAGTCTCCTCCCAGCGCATAGCAGCACTGCCAGGTCCCAGCTGAAGTCAGGGCCCACCTGTGCCAGGCCAGAGACACAGCTCGCAGACCAAACAGCAGCACAGGAGAAAAAGAAAGATCATCAtctcctttttatagatgggaaactgaagcacaaggCGATTAGAGAGTCACCTCAAGAGCACATGGAGAGTCAAGACTTCAGCTCTCCTGAGCACCAGCATGTAACCCTAAGGCCACACTTCCTCTCCAGTCCTCCCTCGCCTACatctcctttctctctccctctgctgttCTTTAGCTCAGTGCAttgggtcaggggatggggacacAGGACTGTCTCTCTCGCTCTCCGTTTATTTCCATCATCCGTCCCCAATGCCCTTTCGATCCCTCGGGATTTGTGTTCGATCCCTCGGGATTTGTGCTGACCAGGAGAATCCCCACGGGAACACGGTGCACAGCGCAGCTCGCTCCCCTCCAATTCACCCTCAGGTCTGAGCCACTAGCTTGCTACGACCTCGGCCCTTCCCCGAGTCGTGCAGGGAGACGGGTTCCTGCGCAGCCCAGCCCTGGCGGACGGATCTCGTTGGCTCCTGCCCAGCACCGGAGGACGATGGGAAAACCGTGAAGAAGATCCAGCCGGTGAAGGGCGCAGGGAGGATGGAGCCGCTTCACCCAGAGCCAGAGCCCCTGGGGTTTCTTGGACTCAGATTATCCCAGACAACAATGGCCCTGAGCGGAGTCAAGCCCCAGCTGGGGTATTTGCTGCTCCCTTAGGGTTTCTGTTTTTCTAATGCAATTTTGCCAACCCCAAAGGTTTGTGGTGTCATTTAACCTCCCACGCCCTGCCCGATCAGAGACCCGGGGCTCAGAGTGAGCAGCGCCGGAGCCGTGTTCGTGGCCCTCCCACGCCTGACCTGCcttcaggattctttgctgcgtcTGCTGCTAGTTTGGAGCACGGGGCAAACCCCTCTCCCCGCTCCTGGGCTGGGGTGACGGGCTCTGCACAGGGCGCTTAGGGGTAAGCCCTGTAGGCCCAGGCCTAGGGCCCTGCCCCGGGAGCCAGGCGCTGGCATCAGACCTGGGGCTTTCATATATATGTCAGTTTTTAATCCTGGAGGATGCCAAGAACAGCTCACACGGTGACCCGGGTGTATGGACCTTGCTGTGTCACAGCGGAGCTGTCAGTCACGAGGTATTCAAGGTTGCTCTGTTTAGCATTATTTTGAGTTGTTACTGGGAGGATCCGCAGCTGTTTCTTATCCGTCTCTCTGGCTCAGCTCCTTATCTCCTCCTTGGGACTTAGGGGTGATTGATAATAAAGTTGGTGCCTCTTGACTCCTCCACTCCCTTCTTGCCCGTCCCGCCCAGCTGTCCTGTCTCAGTTAATCACCGGACAGTCTTCACTCACACCAACCAGCACATAAGGCAATTACAGCCCTAAACCTGCTCTCCTGTTAGGAACAATTTCTTCTCACTAATTCAAAGCTGGCAAAATGGAGCATAAGGCAAAATAAAGTACAATTTGACTTGAGACAAAACCTTCCCCTTAGGCTTTCGCCTACATCATTACCCTAAAGGGCCACCGTGGTgggaattcattgtttcatttcctaTAGTGCTCACTAGTCCTATTTAAACAGTGCGACGGGAAATATTTCGTGTATATGATTCTCCCACAGCAAAATGACGGCCCAGCTATTATTATTTTACCAACGAGGATCAGCCACACGTCTGACTTACGTGCTCTCCAAACTTCAGGTGCTGAGCCGTACCTTGGAAGGCCCTTCGTGGGCTGGAGCCTGGTTAACAACGTGGCAAGAGCcacctgattggttaataattaaatcacccgGTGGTTTAATAtcctgtgctgcaaagagccgcaggagaccCACTAAAGAGCCACTGGTGGCTCCCAAGCCTTGGTCTGAGTATCGCCGCCCTAgcgtgtttaaagacagagcctGTTCCAGCTTCTACTGCTCCTCTCTGAGACCCACGACAGCAGGGGCGGCTgcaggcctcagcacgccaagcacgtgcttggggcggcatgccgcggggggcgctctgccggtcgccgggagggcggcaggcggctctggtggacctcccgcaggcacgtctgcaggaggtccaccggagccgcgggaccggcgactggcagagcgcccccgcggcgtgccaccgtgcttggggtggtgaaacggctagagccgcccctgcatgacagaacccctctcctgcagccagtGCCAGCCCCGTCTCTCCCCAGGGCCCGTCACGGGGACTGCCtcacttcccccagccccccaagcaAGAGGCAAGCCCTAGTGTACTGTCTGTCCCAGCACCCCATAGCTTCCTCCTCCTAGCTCCACCCTGCCTGACATCCGTCCTCCCCCAAGTGCAGCAGAGTGGGTCTGATAGGGCCCAGATGCTCCCATTAACCCCTTCTTAGGTCCAGCTCCCATGgctgtttcctccccccccccaggggaggAGGTGAATAATCAGTCACAGGGGGCTGGATCAGTCCCCTACCCTTAAAGGGGCAGCCACCCCATGGCAGTACCTATTTTGAAAGAGCCCCAGCATTGGGccaagaccccactgtgctaggggctgtacatgaTAATAATCATCAATGCAAAGTCCATTATCTGCCCAacgcccccagccgcccccaacTCCTGCCAGGCCAGCAGGCGGGTTGGCCTGTGGGGTTCTCTGCCATGCAGCAGCCACAGACCAGGTGCTCCAGAACCAGGGGTGGTTCTAGCGGGTCTGGACCCAGCGTTTCTTCCTCACCCGCTCCCCtgagctggagcccagcccccacccctggatCTGAGCAACTCCTCCCCCCGGCACTGCCCACAGTCTGGAGCAAGGGCCTGGCTGGTTTTGGAGGAGCTGGCTGCTGCctcagcaggggaggaggaatgACCTGGGGTTATCTattgtggtggggaggaggggcatagagagcagcccaggggccctgcaCTGCACAGGAGGCCTGGAGCCAGCACTCCCGAGCTCTGCCAGTGGTGGGGGTCCAGGGATCAGACCCGTGCCCCCGGCGTGGCTGAGCACTACCCAGCAGCACCTCTGGCATCAGCAGAGCAGAGCAATGGGGATGGATTCGGAGCCAGGTGTCCCGCCTGCAGAgtgctgctggcagctcagggaacGGGAGGGACAGGGACTCAAATCCAGGTCTCCCGCATGGTAGCCCAGAGCACCACCAGCAGCATCTCCCAGCCAGCCCGGTTACATCGCAGCTGGGCAGAGCACCGGGGCTACACCCAAAATGCATGCGAGCCCAGCACTCCCCGACTCCCTCGAACCACATGATCTCCGGGAAAGGGCCGTTCCTCAGGAAATCCATCTCCCCCCAGAACAGAAACTCTGGGGAACGTGTCCAATATGCTAATGAGGCGCACAGCTAGAAAACACTAGAGGGCAAAAGAAACTAAGAAACTCTTCCTTTCTGCAGGGCGAGGCTGCCGGGCTGTCAGCTCAGCGAGGGTCACATCCTGGGATGAGCACTGGCTGCTGaacttcccctccccgcccccgcttttTGGAGAACACAAGCATGGGGAACAACTGGAAAAGGTGCTGTGCTGGCCAGTCAGTTGCCCTCACCGTAGTGCTCATCGGCCTGATTGCCTGCGTGGTCTATATCTCCTTTGCCCCGACCAAGCTGAGACAGTGCCAGGAGCAGCTGAAGAACGACACCTCCGCTCTGATGGGGAAACTCGCccacctggaggaggagaagggggccctggaacagcagcaggatgggGCGAGGGCAGAGGTCACGGCACTGCGGTCGGAGCTGGCCGGCACCAATCAGACCCTCTGGGAGATGCGCGGGCGCTGGGACTCCTGCAGGAGCCTGACGGTGGGTGCTTTGGATGTTGTTGCTGTTTAATAGAAGTATATGGTAGCGCCCAGGAGGCCCTGTCCAGGGTCAGGGTGGCACAGTGCTGGGGGCTGTGAAAAGGTGCCAGCGCCAGGCCCTGCCCCGGGCAGCTCGAGCCAGGGGACCATTCCAGGCTGCTCTTCAAAATGCTGCAATGATTTGTCTTGTTGGGGCAGTGCCTGTGCTTGTCAATACCCGTCCCCCAGggtccctccccacagcccccagtgcTATTCCCCACACTGCCGTGTGCATCGCCCCGTTGGTCCACCCCGGAGCTTCCCTGAGCAAGGGATTTGTCCCGTTGCtcggtgggctgggctggggatgagttccAAGCTGCTCATTTCACTTGCTCCCCGATGCAGGATTTGCAGGGGTGAGAAGCGGCTGCACTAGCCCGGAGGGTCACCTGGGTCCCTGGTGGCTTTTTGTTACCGGTCAAATTAATTTCCTTCTCTGCAACATGTCTGTGTAAACATGGTGCAGGGACTCGACCGCCTGGGGAGCTGCGGTTTGCAGGGTGgtctggggaagggactgtcttgtTCTGTGGGGAGGAGATGGTCTCTCCCCccagagagaggtgaagtgacagcaggaggggtgggggtgggggacagcagcagggaggcagcatggagcctgcgagagacagagagaaactgAGTCTGTGACTAAACTGGGAGAAGCCGGCGGAAGGAGGGAAACCAAGAGTAAGTGACGAGATGGGCTTGAGTGGGACAGACGTGAAGATGAGGGTCCCTTTAGTAGAGTAAAGCTGGCTGGTCTAGTCAGTCCGTGTTTGATGGCCTGTTCCTGACCCCCTGTCCCGGAGCACTGGAGCTGGTCGTCTCCTATCATTAGTCCAGGTGGTCCTGGAGATCCGGAATGGGAGAACCACAGGTCCAGTGGGTCTGGTCTAatgtgcacccccccccccccaccagcaccacTGGAGTCGAGTTCAGTTCTCCACGAGCGGACGAAAGGCTGATTTGGGCATTAGCAGCACCCTGGGAGAGAGTTGGGGAAAGGGGAACCTTGAACTAGGAAAAAATAATAAGCACCTGTCAGAGAATAGCTGAAAGGCCTGTTCACCTAGGCCTAAAGGACATGGGGTCGGTGCCGCAGTAGGAGGCTCCATTTCCTGTGAATCCACACAGAGCAGTGCCCAGCGCCGGGCTACGGTTATTGCTGGAGGTGCCGGCTTTCAGGTCTGATGCAAGCACCCCTTGGCCTGCTCTAAGGGCAGGAATCCATCTCCAGTAACTCCACTCTGCTCCCCCTGGAACAGAAAGGAGTATGTGTCCACGGTCATTAAGCTGCTGCACAGCTGCCAccttccgccccagaggtggctgcacagCACAAGTGGGCAATGGCTGTCCTGTGTGCATCGCTGTCAGAGATGCTGATTCTTCTCTTTCGTTTTCTCGCTCAGCATGTCCTGCAAAACAACATCACTGCCCTGAAGGATGAAATCACCCAGCTGGGAGGCCGAGACACTGAGCAAGGACAAGGACAAGGTGAGACGACCGCTCTGAGCAGCTCCTGGCTAATGGCCAGGAGAGGTCCTGTCTAAGACAGGGGCTCCATTCTGGGGTGCATGCGTGGAGCTTCTGGGGCCAGGGTCCTGGAAGTGTGAAgccccctgtgctgggcccagtcCTCTCAGCCAGATCCAAGTAAcattccaggagcagcagcaccaggacAAACCCTCCAGAGTCAATATAACCCGGGCCAGCCTGCTCAGAGCCAGGTCACTCCAGGTGGGGGATTTTCTGCTGCCCTGAGCTACGACCTACATCCCCACTcctgggggggcggaggggcgggagggggcgggggactgGTTGGCTCGTGAGGTTGGTAATCGGCTATGGAGCCTTCACCCCCTAGGTTGCTGGGTGCCCTAGATGCTGTTTGGTGACTGTTACGATAAGCTCAGCCGGGTTCAAAGGGGACAAAGGTCTCCAACCCCAAAACACCcaccagagccagcagccagtggctgccccagcagagaGACCAAGGACTGGGCAGGGCCCAGAGGCTGAGCTGTCCTTCCTTCTACTTCCCAGTGTGTCTCTATCCACCTGTTCTCTCTTGTCTTCTACTGAGATTGTTAcctccatggggcagggagcatctttttgttgtgggtttttacagcacctagcaccatggggccctcACCCATGGCCGGGGGTCCCAGGCGCTGCCACAATCCAATAAATTATAATCATCAACTGCAGAAGGCCAAAATCTTCTTGGCCGATAAAGGGATGGGGGAGGTGAATaggcagggcctgatcctgtgttcATCTCAGCCCCCAAACCTTTCCTCGGACCCTCAGCCCCACTGACACAGAGGCCTGGCTCATCAGAACTAGAGGCAGGAGGTACAGAGCAGGCAGCTGTCCCCGATTGGACCGacggaggggtgggggtgtcgaGGGGTGGGGGTGTCGAGGGGGATGTACTCGAAGGGAGGGGGCACACACTGGGGGAGAAGCACGCTGCCTTATCTGACTGGAACTGCCTCTGTGTCCTGTCTGTCGTTGTCCAGGTGAAATAGACAAGCTAAGACAGCAGCTCCAGGaggctcagcagcacaggtgagaCCAACCCGTCCCTGCCCCATCGGGCTGCGCTGTGGggggcccctcccccagagctctcTGCTACCATCTCCTGCCCTTTCACTTGTTCTCCCAGTGATAAACTCCAAGCTGACATCCGGCGGCTGGAACAGCAGCAGCCCCATAGCCAGAAGAATCAGATCTCTGGTGGGAGCAGCCTCCGGATCCCCATCATGGCCGGCTACCTGAGCCCGCTGGCTCTGTCCCTCACTGGGATCTTGCTCCTGTGAGAGAAGCAGGTTTGTACAGGTACTGAGGAGCCTGGATGTGGACTCGGTTCAATTCCCCATCTTCCTGCTATCTCACCCCCACGCGCTTAGGCTGCAGGGCCCCATTCTGTCACCTCCACCCGAGGCAGCTCCTGCCTTCAGCCACTGCCTCCGCGGGAATGAGAGCTTCCTCCCGCCTTGCAGCGCGGCCTCCCTGTACCTCTCCATCCCATGCCAAGCCCCTCCCCTAGCTCGGCAGCACTTGCAGGGCCCAGCTGTACCAGGCACGGAGACACAGCCCTGCCCGGCTAACTGGGAGTAGCCAAGCCAGGCACAGGAAGGATCCTTACCCCGCTTTTACAgatgggctgggggctgaggcCCAAGGAGATGAGTGAGTCACCCCAGGAGCACAGGGCAGAGCCGGGACTTGACCCTAGAGCTGCAGAGTACCGGCCCCCCTCTCTCTGCAgtcccctgcccctcactccccatcccccctttctctctccctctgctgttAGGTAGCTCAGTGCAGTGGTTCGGTGGCGGGAGGACGCAggactcactctctctctgtccctcggGATTTGTGTTTCAGGGCTGACCAGGCAGCAGGAGAGTGGAGAATCCCCACGGGAACACGTCACACTGCACAGCACGGCCAGCTCGCCCCCATCCCCAAAACGGTCACGGGAACTATTCTAAGTCACTAGCTTGCTTGGCATTTCCCCTGGGTCGTGCAGGGAGACGGGTTCCTGCCCAACCCAGCCCTGGCGGAAGGATCTCGTTGGCTCCTGCCCAGCGCTGGAGGACGATGGGGAAATGGTGAAGAAGATCCAGCCGGTGAAGAGTGCAGGGAGGATGGAGCCAGTTCACCCAGAGATTGCCCCTGACGATGGTTGCCCTGAGTGGGGTCAAGCCCCAGCTTGGGTATTTGTTACTCCCTTTAGGGTTTCTATTTTTCTAATAAAATGTTGCCAACCCCACAGGTTTGTGGTGTCATTTGTCCTCCCACGTCCTGCCTGATCAGAGACCCGGGGCTCAGAGTGAGCAGCCCCGGAGCCGTGTTCGTGGCCGTCCCACGCCTGACCTGCCTTCAgagagcagggaaggggcagctcGTAACTCTGCTGCTAGTTTGGAGCACGGGGCAaacccctctccctgctcctgggcTGGGGCGACGGGCTCTGCACAGGGCGCTTAGGGGAAAGCCCTGTAGGCCCAGGCCTAGGGCCCTGCCCCGGGAGCCAGGCGCTGGCATCAGAGCCGGGGCTTTCCTTGAAAATCAATGTAAAAGGTCCGTTTCTAGCCCTCCTGATGGCCaagaaa
This sequence is a window from Mauremys reevesii isolate NIE-2019 linkage group 26, ASM1616193v1, whole genome shotgun sequence. Protein-coding genes within it:
- the LOC120391516 gene encoding golgin subfamily A member 1-like, whose amino-acid sequence is MPKPVGLGSKQMGNRRKKLGICLVGASVLILAAILIALTCCAVKCQGQLKSSDLDEKLAHLEDEKRALEQQRDGARAEVTALRSELAGTNQTLWEMRGRWDSCRSLTHNLQNNITALSDKLTQLEARDSEREAKEQGLQDENGRLREQLSSQSQKLQDSQQEFQNQRDQLKANIHWLNLELQSQRNQRSSMDSLRGHSVSLYLALPLLGTLLL